In Prevotella sp. oral taxon 475, one DNA window encodes the following:
- a CDS encoding leucine-rich repeat domain-containing protein codes for MKRFLSLFLLLTTALIAMAQEAYKQKDDHYFNQVVLQVTAPGTLEQAYYNASPSSIQGLKVEGPMNEADMRFIASLSAPGNLGSLHSINLHDAQLEHIPDNCFKGQTYVTNFYFPATLKEIGSFAFAHVGSLQEITLPEGLERIGEQAFVGTVQTKNLVIPASVVQIGDGAFAHLKKAVSVSVAAGNPAFKVDNGLLIDLRTNRLLQCFVYRTGELDLPGTLESIGGLAFGTASKLTSIHIPASIKEIGEDAFAATYALASIEVETASEHFVSVDGVLFNKAQTTLICYPTSKHGTTYTVPATVRELATGAFQECGGGNAYKDIKKSSEKRKVALAHIRLPEGLEKMGKYAFTYTGVADINIPKTVREIGKECFYYSDIETIEVPEGVTRIEDGTFAYCYSLETLSLPSTLRHIGAKVFCMDDRMTTLNISAQTPPTLDDETFNLLGATLALHVPKGSKKAYERAAGWSDFSFDSIEDDLKVVTALQTVPQAQAEAVEVARYNLSGCRLSAPERGVNLVKMSDGRVKKVLVE; via the coding sequence ATGAAAAGATTTTTATCTCTCTTTTTGTTGTTAACAACTGCCCTCATTGCGATGGCGCAAGAAGCCTACAAACAGAAAGACGACCACTATTTCAACCAAGTGGTGCTGCAAGTGACGGCTCCCGGCACGCTGGAACAAGCCTATTATAACGCCAGCCCCAGCAGTATACAGGGCTTAAAGGTAGAAGGACCGATGAACGAGGCCGACATGCGCTTCATCGCCAGCCTCTCTGCACCCGGCAATTTGGGTAGTTTGCATTCCATTAACCTGCATGATGCGCAGCTCGAGCACATCCCCGACAACTGCTTCAAGGGTCAAACCTACGTTACCAACTTCTATTTTCCCGCCACACTGAAAGAAATCGGCAGCTTTGCCTTTGCTCATGTAGGATCGTTGCAAGAGATCACTCTACCCGAAGGCTTAGAGCGCATTGGCGAACAGGCTTTTGTGGGAACGGTGCAGACGAAGAATCTTGTCATTCCCGCTTCGGTTGTGCAGATTGGCGACGGTGCTTTTGCTCACCTCAAAAAAGCCGTTAGCGTGTCGGTGGCCGCTGGTAATCCGGCATTCAAAGTGGATAACGGGCTTCTCATCGACCTTCGCACCAACCGATTGCTGCAATGTTTTGTCTATCGAACGGGCGAACTCGATCTGCCTGGTACGCTTGAGAGCATCGGAGGTCTGGCTTTCGGCACGGCATCCAAGCTGACCAGCATCCATATCCCGGCCTCTATCAAGGAGATCGGCGAGGATGCGTTTGCCGCTACCTATGCGCTTGCCTCTATTGAGGTAGAGACGGCCAGCGAACACTTTGTTTCGGTAGACGGTGTGCTCTTCAACAAGGCGCAGACCACGCTCATCTGCTATCCCACCTCCAAGCACGGAACGACTTATACCGTGCCCGCCACGGTGCGCGAACTGGCTACCGGAGCTTTCCAAGAGTGCGGTGGAGGAAATGCTTACAAAGACATCAAGAAGAGTTCGGAAAAGAGAAAGGTGGCACTGGCCCACATTCGATTGCCCGAAGGTCTTGAAAAAATGGGCAAATATGCCTTTACCTACACCGGTGTGGCCGACATCAACATTCCCAAAACTGTGCGCGAGATAGGCAAAGAGTGTTTCTACTACTCGGATATCGAGACGATCGAAGTGCCCGAGGGCGTTACTCGCATCGAAGACGGCACGTTTGCTTATTGCTATTCGCTCGAAACGCTCTCATTGCCCTCTACCCTTCGCCATATTGGGGCCAAGGTATTCTGTATGGACGACCGGATGACCACGCTCAATATCTCTGCCCAAACACCGCCAACGCTCGACGACGAGACGTTCAATCTCCTCGGAGCCACCCTCGCTTTGCATGTGCCCAAGGGGTCGAAAAAGGCTTATGAGAGAGCAGCGGGTTGGAGTGACTTCTCTTTCGATAGCATTGAAGACGATCTGAAGGTGGTGACGGCTCTGCAAACGGTGCCCCAAGCACAGGCAGAGGCTGTGGAAGTGGCACGTTACAACCTCTCCGGCTGTCGCCTCTCGGCCCCTGAACGTGGTGTCAACCTCGTGAAGATGAGCGATGGCAGGGTGAAAAAAGTGCTGGTGGAATAG
- the folE gene encoding GTP cyclohydrolase I FolE — protein sequence MLPENEYREGLDELAAHYRRTLELLGEDPQREGLEKTPMRVAKAMQVLTRGYSQDARKVLTDALFAEKYNQMVIVKDIDFFSLCEHHLLPFYGKAHVAYIPNGYITGLSKVARVVDIFSHRLQVQERMTQQIKDCIQDTLKPLGVMVVVEAKHLCMQMRGVEKQNSVTTTSDFSGAFNQAKTREEFMNLLRGEYKTF from the coding sequence ATGCTTCCGGAAAACGAATACAGAGAAGGGCTCGACGAATTGGCGGCACATTACCGCCGAACACTTGAACTGTTGGGCGAAGATCCGCAACGAGAAGGATTGGAAAAGACGCCTATGCGTGTGGCGAAGGCCATGCAAGTGCTCACTCGGGGCTATTCTCAAGATGCGCGAAAGGTGCTCACCGATGCCCTTTTTGCCGAGAAATACAATCAGATGGTCATCGTAAAAGACATCGATTTCTTCTCTCTTTGCGAGCATCACTTGCTTCCTTTCTACGGGAAAGCGCATGTTGCCTACATCCCCAACGGCTATATCACGGGTCTAAGCAAAGTAGCCAGAGTGGTAGACATCTTCAGTCATCGACTACAAGTGCAGGAAAGGATGACCCAACAGATCAAAGACTGCATCCAAGACACCCTAAAACCTCTCGGCGTGATGGTCGTTGTCGAGGCCAAACACCTATGTATGCAAATGCGCGGTGTCGAAAAACAAAACTCAGTGACCACTACCAGCGATTTCAGCGGAGCTTTCAATCAAGCTAAAACCCGAGAAGAATTCATGAATTTGTTGAGAGGCGAATATAAAACTTTTTAA
- a CDS encoding exodeoxyribonuclease III, which produces MKLISWNVNGLRACVGKGFETIFKTLDADFFCLQETKMQAGQLDLQFPGYASYWNYAEKKGYSGTAIYTKHRPLSVSYGIGVEAHDHEGRVITLEMDTFYLVTVYTPNAQEELRRLDYRLQWETDFQAYLHDLNQKKPVIVCGDMNVAHQEIDLKNPKTNRRNAGFTDEEREKMTQLLDKGFVDSFRFLHPDEATYSWWSYRFKARERNTGWRIDYFLVSNLLKDRILDAKIHTDIFGSDHCPVELDLR; this is translated from the coding sequence ATGAAATTGATTTCCTGGAATGTCAACGGTCTGCGGGCCTGTGTTGGCAAAGGTTTTGAGACGATTTTCAAAACGCTCGATGCCGATTTCTTCTGCCTTCAAGAGACAAAAATGCAGGCCGGACAGCTCGATTTGCAATTCCCCGGTTATGCGTCTTATTGGAATTATGCCGAGAAAAAAGGCTACTCGGGCACGGCGATATACACCAAACACCGCCCCTTGAGCGTGAGTTACGGCATCGGTGTGGAGGCGCACGACCATGAAGGGCGGGTGATCACCCTTGAGATGGACACCTTTTACCTCGTGACAGTTTACACGCCCAATGCCCAAGAAGAGCTTCGAAGGTTGGACTACCGCCTGCAATGGGAAACCGATTTTCAGGCCTACCTTCATGACTTGAATCAGAAAAAACCGGTCATTGTGTGCGGAGACATGAATGTGGCCCACCAGGAAATAGACCTCAAGAACCCCAAAACCAATCGCCGCAATGCAGGATTCACCGATGAAGAGCGGGAGAAAATGACGCAACTCCTGGACAAAGGCTTTGTCGACAGCTTTCGTTTTCTCCATCCCGACGAGGCTACTTATAGCTGGTGGTCCTATCGTTTCAAAGCACGTGAGCGCAATACGGGGTGGCGCATCGACTACTTCTTGGTGTCCAACCTGCTGAAAGACCGCATCCTCGATGCCAAGATACACACCGACATCTTTGGAAGCGATCATTGTCCGGTGGAATTAGACTTAAGATAA
- a CDS encoding leucine-rich repeat domain-containing protein: MSRNIFSQMSGETSEVENTPFRYRQENDNFFNRVTVTVDKEGMLEQRFNEQNPKDMTGIRVVGPIDATDLAFLSKLSSGNELESLHSINLHDALIGCLPPRCFEGLVYLTHLYLPTGLEEIGDFALANCNALTEIILPQGLKRIGQQAFINLHLHSICIPASVEHIGEGALAGIKELTEVCVDRANGRFRLIDGLLIDEREKLLLQCFNFKTGEVRIAEGIDRIGTLAFGRAQEVTSVYIPQSVRRIGADAFASTYSLQCINVEETNVNYSSIEGVLFDKAQTELICYPSSREVTEYVVPATVRVLAAGAFQEVGGQNSHVGKTEKNRQMLKRVELPEGLEEIGADAFLFSGIEHVNLPSSVRKIGRNSFYYTNIEEAIVPEGVQRLEDGVFYACYSLRKVSLPSTLKYVGAGVFDLSDGLKNIEIHAQVPPECHSEAFGKIGTHPKLHVVGGDLAAYEADEQWVMLSDRKMSTRLRLNAPLRLDAASKEKLKHIALYQETSKRVAVLDKDFFRRKN, from the coding sequence ATGAGCAGAAACATATTCTCACAGATGAGTGGCGAAACATCCGAAGTAGAAAATACACCCTTTCGTTATAGACAAGAGAACGACAATTTTTTCAACCGTGTAACCGTGACCGTAGACAAAGAGGGCATGCTCGAACAGAGATTCAATGAGCAAAATCCCAAGGATATGACTGGCATACGCGTCGTTGGCCCCATTGATGCTACCGATTTAGCCTTCCTTTCCAAGCTCTCTTCGGGTAACGAACTCGAAAGTCTGCACTCCATCAACCTGCACGATGCTCTCATTGGCTGTCTTCCTCCGCGGTGTTTCGAGGGCTTGGTCTATCTCACCCATCTTTATCTACCTACCGGTTTGGAAGAAATCGGCGATTTTGCTCTTGCCAACTGCAACGCACTCACCGAGATCATCCTGCCTCAAGGTTTAAAACGCATCGGGCAGCAGGCTTTCATCAACCTGCATCTACATTCTATTTGCATTCCGGCAAGCGTAGAACACATCGGCGAAGGGGCTCTTGCCGGTATCAAAGAGCTGACAGAGGTGTGTGTAGACAGGGCAAACGGAAGGTTTAGGCTGATAGACGGTCTGCTCATTGATGAGCGCGAGAAACTACTGTTGCAGTGTTTCAACTTCAAAACGGGTGAAGTACGCATCGCAGAGGGTATTGACCGCATCGGCACGCTGGCCTTTGGTCGAGCGCAAGAGGTCACTTCTGTGTATATTCCGCAGTCGGTGAGGCGCATCGGAGCAGATGCCTTCGCCTCTACTTACAGCTTGCAGTGTATCAATGTGGAAGAAACGAATGTCAACTACAGTTCCATCGAGGGTGTTCTCTTCGATAAGGCACAGACAGAACTGATTTGTTATCCGTCATCAAGGGAGGTAACAGAATATGTTGTCCCTGCAACGGTGCGTGTCTTGGCGGCAGGGGCCTTTCAAGAGGTGGGCGGACAAAATTCGCATGTGGGCAAAACGGAGAAGAACCGGCAGATGCTCAAACGCGTAGAATTGCCCGAGGGACTCGAAGAAATCGGTGCCGACGCCTTCCTTTTCTCGGGCATCGAACACGTCAATCTTCCTTCCAGCGTGAGGAAAATAGGTCGTAATAGTTTCTACTACACCAATATTGAGGAGGCGATCGTCCCTGAAGGCGTACAACGACTGGAAGATGGTGTTTTCTATGCTTGTTATTCGCTTAGGAAGGTGTCGCTACCCTCTACGTTAAAATATGTCGGTGCAGGTGTATTCGATCTTTCCGACGGTCTGAAAAACATCGAGATACACGCCCAAGTACCACCGGAATGCCATTCGGAGGCCTTCGGAAAGATTGGGACACACCCCAAACTACATGTCGTTGGGGGAGATCTCGCTGCCTATGAAGCCGACGAACAGTGGGTTATGCTCTCGGATCGGAAGATGAGTACCCGTCTCCGTCTCAATGCGCCGTTGAGATTGGATGCCGCATCTAAAGAGAAACTCAAACATATAGCCCTTTATCAGGAAACCAGTAAACGGGTAGCGGTGTTGGATAAAGACTTTTTCCGACGGAAAAATTAA
- the rplS gene encoding 50S ribosomal protein L19 — protein sequence MDLIKVAEEAFATGKKFPQFNSGDTITVAYKIVEGTKERIQLYRGVVIRISGHGEKKRFTVRKMSGTIGVERIFPIESPNIDSIEVNKRGKVRRARLYYLRGLTGKKARIKEKRGGAPVAE from the coding sequence ATGGATTTGATTAAAGTTGCTGAAGAAGCATTTGCAACCGGCAAGAAGTTTCCCCAATTCAACTCGGGAGACACCATTACTGTCGCTTACAAAATTGTCGAGGGAACAAAAGAACGTATCCAGCTCTATCGTGGCGTTGTGATTCGCATCTCCGGACATGGAGAGAAGAAGCGTTTCACGGTTCGCAAGATGTCGGGCACCATCGGTGTTGAACGTATCTTCCCCATCGAATCGCCGAACATCGATAGCATCGAGGTGAACAAGCGCGGTAAGGTTCGTCGCGCTCGGCTCTACTATCTCCGTGGACTTACGGGCAAGAAAGCACGTATCAAGGAGAAAAGAGGCGGTGCACCCGTTGCAGAGTAA
- a CDS encoding START-like domain-containing protein yields the protein MNKEKLCIEHELRSNSVGIIWDLISTEAGLSRWFADSVRQEDDRFTFLWGEVWSHHETRTATILKKIKNELIRIKWDDEDGEEAYFELKMDKSHITNDYVLTITDFAWPEEADSLRTIWGDSLARLRQSSGI from the coding sequence ATGAACAAAGAAAAACTATGTATAGAACATGAGCTCCGGTCTAATTCGGTCGGTATTATCTGGGATTTAATCAGTACCGAGGCCGGACTGTCTCGCTGGTTTGCCGACAGTGTGAGGCAAGAGGATGATCGTTTCACCTTTCTGTGGGGAGAGGTTTGGAGCCATCACGAAACGAGAACGGCCACCATTCTGAAGAAAATCAAGAACGAACTGATCCGAATCAAATGGGATGACGAAGACGGAGAGGAGGCTTATTTCGAACTGAAGATGGACAAAAGCCACATCACCAACGATTATGTGCTCACCATTACCGACTTTGCTTGGCCTGAAGAGGCGGACAGTCTGCGCACGATATGGGGCGACAGCCTGGCTCGACTGCGGCAGTCGAGCGGAATCTAA
- a CDS encoding SPOR domain-containing protein, translating to MKKKEPNKQGTVMVIQSAEIDELVNGRSGIVQETKPIKNEKSIPQPGKQSASTGKTPAASVTSATKESGSKHENDSARKGETPKKDVPPHNNATKNADDDELKIPVIDTRKKVMRGGYKVDGYRVQAFAGGNSREDKRKAQQAGDKIKAAYPDQPVYVHFYSPRWICRVGNYRSMEEASRMLTAVQALGYKQAVIVKGKITVQY from the coding sequence TTGAAGAAGAAAGAACCCAACAAACAAGGCACAGTGATGGTGATACAGAGTGCCGAGATAGACGAATTGGTGAATGGACGAAGCGGCATTGTACAAGAAACAAAGCCGATAAAAAACGAAAAAAGCATACCCCAACCCGGTAAACAGTCTGCTTCTACGGGCAAAACACCGGCAGCCAGTGTAACTTCTGCAACGAAAGAGTCTGGATCTAAGCATGAAAACGACTCTGCCAGGAAAGGAGAAACACCTAAAAAGGATGTTCCGCCGCACAACAATGCCACTAAAAATGCCGATGACGACGAACTGAAAATTCCCGTTATAGACACCCGAAAGAAGGTGATGCGGGGTGGTTACAAGGTAGATGGCTATCGGGTTCAGGCCTTTGCTGGTGGCAACTCTCGCGAAGACAAACGCAAGGCGCAGCAAGCAGGCGACAAAATCAAAGCCGCTTATCCCGATCAACCCGTCTATGTACACTTCTACTCCCCCCGTTGGATTTGCAGAGTGGGCAATTACAGAAGCATGGAAGAGGCCAGTAGAATGCTCACGGCTGTGCAAGCGTTGGGTTATAAGCAAGCGGTGATCGTGAAAGGAAAGATAACAGTGCAGTATTAA
- a CDS encoding BT_3928 family protein codes for MKTAGYIGVNVCRFLLGITFIFSGYVKAIDPLGTQYKIADYLAAVNLAGVLPDWITLTASVGVSAVEFSLGIFLLFAIQRRQVSRLVLLFMGVMTLISVWLFLSNPVKDCGCFGDAIHLSNGETLAKNLVLLVAAVVVACRPLCMVRFISKPNQWIATNYTVVFIVVSSLFCLYDLPFFDFRPYHIGADIRKGMEIPAGAPQPKFETTFILSKDGVQREFGLDNYPDSTWAFVNSKTVQTEEGYVPPIHDFAICDGTSGEDLTAQILARKGYSFVLVSPYLEQADDTNFGAIDRIYEYARRENVPMFGLTASRNQAIRRWQELTGAEYPFYTADATTLKTIIRSNPGLILLKNGVVVNKWSHNRLPTEEELNGPLEQLDIGKINPASITEKITMIALWFVLPLLLLTLTDRLWAWTRWMKEKKRRNKIYQLLKKRRKMRKKIVAGNWKMNLNLQEGVALVKELNEALSADQPNCDVIVCTPFIHLATVAGLLNGKPISLGAENCADKEKGAYTGEVSAEMVKSTGAEYVILGHSERRQYYRETPEILKEKVELALKNGLKVIFCIGETLEEREANKQNEVCKAELEGSVFHLSAEEFANVVIAYEPIWAIGTGKTATSDQAEEIHAFIRSAIAEKFGKDVAEQTSILYGGSCKASNAPELFAKPNIDGGLIGGAALKCADFKGIIDAWKK; via the coding sequence GTGAAGACGGCAGGGTATATAGGGGTCAATGTGTGTCGATTTCTCTTGGGCATCACCTTCATTTTTTCGGGTTATGTCAAGGCAATCGACCCGCTTGGCACGCAATATAAGATAGCTGATTATCTTGCGGCGGTGAATTTAGCCGGTGTTTTGCCCGATTGGATCACGCTGACAGCCTCTGTTGGTGTATCGGCCGTAGAGTTCTCGCTGGGCATTTTCCTGCTCTTCGCCATTCAAAGGCGGCAGGTCTCGCGACTGGTTCTGCTCTTTATGGGCGTCATGACGCTCATTTCGGTGTGGCTCTTCTTGAGCAATCCGGTGAAAGATTGTGGTTGTTTCGGTGATGCCATCCATCTTTCCAACGGCGAGACCTTAGCGAAAAACCTCGTTTTGCTGGTGGCGGCGGTGGTGGTGGCTTGTCGGCCGTTGTGCATGGTGCGGTTTATCTCCAAGCCCAATCAGTGGATTGCCACCAATTATACAGTGGTGTTCATCGTCGTCTCGAGCTTGTTCTGTCTCTACGACCTACCTTTTTTCGACTTCCGTCCTTATCATATCGGAGCCGATATACGGAAAGGCATGGAGATTCCGGCAGGTGCACCGCAACCGAAGTTCGAGACAACGTTCATCCTTAGCAAAGATGGCGTGCAGCGAGAATTCGGTCTTGACAATTATCCTGACTCGACATGGGCTTTCGTAAACAGTAAAACTGTGCAGACGGAAGAGGGCTATGTGCCGCCCATTCACGACTTCGCCATCTGCGATGGCACCTCGGGAGAAGACCTGACGGCACAGATCCTGGCCAGAAAAGGCTATTCTTTTGTGCTCGTTTCGCCCTATCTCGAACAGGCCGACGATACCAATTTCGGTGCCATCGACCGGATTTACGAGTATGCACGCAGGGAAAACGTTCCCATGTTCGGCCTGACTGCCAGTCGGAATCAGGCCATCCGTCGCTGGCAAGAGCTCACTGGCGCAGAATATCCTTTCTATACAGCGGATGCTACCACGCTAAAAACAATCATTAGAAGCAACCCTGGTCTGATATTATTAAAGAATGGGGTGGTGGTGAACAAGTGGAGTCATAACCGTTTGCCCACTGAAGAGGAACTCAATGGCCCGCTCGAACAACTCGATATCGGTAAAATCAATCCTGCAAGCATCACCGAAAAAATTACGATGATTGCCCTTTGGTTTGTTCTTCCGCTGTTGTTGCTTACCCTCACAGATAGACTTTGGGCCTGGACTCGGTGGATGAAAGAGAAGAAAAGACGAAATAAGATATATCAACTTTTAAAGAAAAGAAGAAAAATGAGAAAGAAAATTGTAGCAGGAAACTGGAAAATGAACCTGAACCTGCAGGAAGGTGTGGCACTGGTTAAAGAACTCAACGAGGCTCTTTCGGCTGATCAACCTAACTGCGACGTCATTGTCTGCACTCCGTTTATCCACCTGGCAACCGTTGCAGGCTTGCTGAACGGTAAGCCAATAAGCCTCGGTGCAGAGAACTGCGCTGATAAAGAGAAAGGTGCTTACACGGGAGAAGTATCGGCAGAAATGGTGAAAAGCACCGGCGCAGAATATGTTATACTGGGCCATTCGGAACGTAGACAATATTATAGAGAGACTCCTGAGATTCTCAAAGAGAAGGTTGAGCTGGCTCTGAAAAATGGTTTGAAGGTGATTTTCTGTATCGGCGAGACCTTGGAAGAGCGTGAAGCCAACAAGCAAAACGAAGTTTGCAAGGCCGAACTCGAAGGTTCTGTCTTCCATCTCTCTGCTGAAGAGTTTGCCAATGTTGTCATTGCTTATGAGCCTATCTGGGCTATCGGAACGGGAAAAACCGCTACGTCTGATCAAGCAGAAGAGATTCACGCCTTCATCCGTTCGGCCATTGCCGAGAAATTTGGTAAAGATGTGGCCGAACAAACTTCTATCTTGTATGGCGGAAGTTGCAAAGCCAGCAACGCACCTGAGCTCTTTGCCAAGCCCAACATCGATGGTGGACTCATTGGCGGAGCTGCTTTGAAATGCGCAGACTTTAAAGGTATCATCGACGCTTGGAAGAAATAA
- a CDS encoding DUF1599 domain-containing protein: MAGQVTTESLFRDTMEECRSLFEKKLHDYGASWRIMRPSSLTDQLLIKAKRIRSLETKKASWVGEGIRPEFIALINYGIIGLIQLEKGFADTVDMKAEEAAALYRTHAEEALQLMLKKNHDYDEAWRVMRVSSYTDLILTKIQRVKEMEDLHEETLVSEGIDANYLDIINYAVFGAIQLKEEEGR; this comes from the coding sequence ATGGCAGGACAAGTCACAACAGAAAGTCTGTTCCGAGACACGATGGAAGAGTGCCGATCGCTTTTCGAGAAGAAACTGCACGACTATGGCGCGTCGTGGCGCATCATGCGCCCCTCGTCGCTGACGGATCAGTTGTTGATCAAGGCTAAACGCATCCGATCTCTCGAAACAAAAAAGGCCAGTTGGGTGGGAGAAGGCATTCGTCCTGAGTTCATTGCTCTCATCAACTATGGCATCATCGGCTTGATACAGCTCGAAAAAGGCTTTGCCGACACCGTGGATATGAAGGCCGAAGAGGCTGCTGCGCTCTATCGCACGCATGCCGAAGAGGCGTTGCAACTGATGCTCAAGAAGAACCACGACTATGACGAAGCATGGCGCGTGATGCGTGTGAGCAGCTATACGGACTTGATTCTGACTAAGATTCAACGCGTTAAAGAGATGGAGGATCTGCACGAAGAGACACTCGTGTCTGAAGGAATCGATGCCAACTATCTGGATATTATCAACTATGCTGTGTTCGGAGCCATCCAGTTAAAAGAGGAAGAAGGACGGTAA
- a CDS encoding DUF4840 domain-containing protein: MKKIKFLTMALSCMAVLGLTSCLSDNGNDNVQYKLLGTTEKTVYMNAITGSYKGKLKYMTARQDGKLDSTDITWTITRDSVLTVTNFPVKVLANYITKADVKATVESASPVSFKAMVKVPSYTLEQYYQQGYYLFGLLPKEKITFMAGTKKATVNYAKRIPSGSLRQSYLYPEIVYYKGSSTGYILVENVVIDSEIYEVNMPLLLVGKKQ, translated from the coding sequence ATGAAAAAAATCAAATTCTTAACAATGGCATTGAGCTGCATGGCAGTTCTCGGCCTCACCTCATGTCTTAGCGATAACGGTAACGACAATGTGCAGTACAAACTCCTTGGAACGACGGAGAAAACGGTCTATATGAACGCTATCACCGGTAGTTATAAGGGTAAGCTGAAGTACATGACGGCGCGTCAAGACGGCAAACTCGACTCGACGGACATTACCTGGACCATCACTCGAGACTCGGTTCTCACTGTCACCAACTTCCCCGTAAAGGTGTTGGCCAACTACATTACGAAGGCCGATGTGAAAGCAACGGTAGAGAGTGCTTCACCGGTGAGCTTCAAAGCCATGGTAAAAGTGCCTTCCTATACGCTCGAACAGTATTACCAACAGGGCTATTATCTGTTTGGCTTGCTGCCCAAAGAGAAAATCACCTTTATGGCAGGAACGAAGAAAGCCACGGTTAACTACGCCAAAAGGATTCCCTCCGGCAGTTTGAGACAGTCTTATCTGTATCCCGAAATTGTTTATTACAAAGGCTCATCAACCGGTTATATCCTCGTCGAAAACGTGGTGATTGATTCTGAAATCTACGAAGTCAATATGCCGTTGCTGCTGGTTGGCAAGAAACAATAG
- a CDS encoding relaxase/mobilization nuclease domain-containing protein: protein MIGKCKAIAHGSNALEYIFREGKLDKALLFHNLCGTTPKEIYEEMKMVSDYNTRCRNKFLRIEIGIAPQDEKRLSLASVRNLASNFAIRMELANHQWVAVTHKDTDNMHIHIIANRINLYGEVYDTTFVSNRAARVAEELSRKYGLTIAKEVKAERTHQKAKANPTREQTKQQVQKICYTLLDRYKDPGIAGYSMFLYSLSKSGVTIERLKNKQGKVYGLKFSYNGQCFKASEIGREFGYHSLQKNFEIANKAETKKTITKAHTIADKTTKNKVQSDTGYQLVPPSRSYTSPANTNESSSIAQAVGNVASTAINAAEEIISGAGGLINPQTHGDDYAETAWQHRLRNQAKKKKKRGRGL, encoded by the coding sequence ATGATAGGAAAATGTAAGGCAATCGCGCACGGCAGCAATGCACTGGAATATATTTTCAGAGAGGGGAAACTCGATAAAGCGCTTCTCTTTCACAATCTCTGCGGCACTACGCCAAAGGAGATTTACGAGGAAATGAAGATGGTCAGCGATTACAACACACGTTGCAGAAACAAGTTCCTGCGTATCGAAATCGGCATAGCACCACAAGATGAGAAAAGATTGAGTCTTGCGTCTGTCCGTAACCTTGCGTCAAACTTTGCAATACGCATGGAACTTGCCAACCATCAATGGGTGGCAGTAACACACAAGGATACCGATAATATGCATATCCATATTATTGCCAATCGTATCAACCTGTACGGAGAAGTGTATGACACCACCTTTGTGAGTAACCGAGCAGCAAGGGTTGCAGAGGAACTCAGCCGCAAGTATGGCTTGACCATCGCAAAGGAAGTAAAGGCGGAAAGGACACACCAAAAGGCAAAAGCCAATCCGACAAGAGAACAAACAAAGCAGCAGGTGCAGAAGATATGCTATACCTTACTTGATAGGTACAAAGACCCAGGCATCGCAGGGTATTCCATGTTCCTCTATAGCCTTAGCAAGAGTGGTGTAACCATTGAACGTTTGAAAAATAAGCAGGGCAAGGTCTATGGCTTGAAGTTCTCCTACAACGGGCAATGTTTCAAGGCTTCCGAAATCGGCAGGGAGTTCGGATACCACTCTTTGCAAAAGAACTTTGAGATAGCCAACAAAGCCGAAACAAAGAAGACGATAACAAAAGCTCACACAATAGCAGACAAGACTACAAAGAATAAAGTTCAATCCGATACAGGTTATCAACTTGTTCCTCCCAGCCGTTCCTATACGTCACCTGCCAACACAAATGAAAGTTCATCTATTGCACAAGCCGTTGGCAATGTGGCAAGTACTGCCATAAATGCAGCCGAAGAGATCATTTCTGGAGCAGGCGGGTTAATCAACCCACAGACACACGGTGATGATTATGCCGAGACAGCATGGCAGCACAGACTCAGAAACCAAGCCAAGAAAAAGAAGAAAAGAGGGAGAGGATTGTAA